The Pseudomonas baetica genome includes a region encoding these proteins:
- a CDS encoding tautomerase family protein gives MPLVRVDIRKNPDPAFARHVGELIYDALRSSIDVPAHDNFQVLTEHDSQHLIYDPQYLGIPRTDGVVFIQITISEGRTVEKKQLLFKTIAESLHTQLAVRLEDVFINLVEVKKENWSFGNGVAQYVT, from the coding sequence ATGCCCCTCGTTCGCGTCGACATCAGGAAAAACCCCGATCCCGCCTTCGCCAGACACGTTGGTGAACTCATCTACGACGCCCTGCGCAGTTCGATTGATGTTCCCGCACATGACAACTTCCAGGTCCTTACCGAACACGACAGCCAGCACTTGATCTACGACCCGCAATACCTCGGCATCCCGCGCACTGACGGCGTCGTATTCATCCAGATCACCATCAGCGAAGGACGCACGGTGGAGAAGAAACAACTGCTGTTCAAAACCATCGCCGAAAGTCTGCACACGCAACTGGCGGTGCGCCTGGAGGACGTGTTCATCAATCTGGTAGAAGTGAAAAAAGAGAACTGGTCATTTGGCAACGGCGTCGCGCAGTACGTCACTTGA
- a CDS encoding 2-hydroxyacid dehydrogenase, with the protein MPATVLVLVETINDYLPILEHQGFHLILAPTPAERAQAIATHGPRIDAVLTRGPLGLTAEEIATLPALKIITVIGAGYEHVDLQAASDRGITVTNGAGVNASSVADHAMAMLLALVRDIPRCDAAVRRGEWPKIMRPSLAGKRLGILGLGAVGLAIAKRAHLGFDMHISYHSRQVRSDVPYAFCSTPTELARASDFLIVATPGGIGTQHLVTRPVLDALGPKGFIVNIARASVIATADLITALEQRRIAGAALDVFDHEPQVPDALKALSNVLLTPHVAGLSPEATQGTVELVGKNLVAFFSGQPVLTPIQLPPKISNQRVH; encoded by the coding sequence ATGCCCGCCACCGTTCTGGTACTGGTTGAAACCATCAATGACTATTTACCGATTCTGGAGCATCAGGGCTTTCACCTGATCCTCGCGCCGACACCTGCCGAACGCGCCCAAGCCATCGCCACCCATGGCCCACGTATCGACGCCGTTCTGACCCGTGGCCCGCTTGGCCTGACTGCCGAGGAAATCGCCACCCTGCCCGCGCTGAAGATCATCACGGTGATCGGTGCCGGTTACGAGCATGTCGACCTGCAAGCCGCCAGCGATCGCGGGATCACCGTGACCAACGGCGCCGGGGTCAACGCCTCGTCGGTGGCTGACCATGCGATGGCCATGCTGCTGGCATTGGTGCGCGATATTCCGCGCTGCGACGCCGCCGTGCGCCGAGGAGAATGGCCGAAGATCATGCGCCCGTCTCTGGCCGGCAAACGTCTTGGGATTCTTGGCTTGGGTGCAGTGGGCCTGGCGATCGCCAAACGTGCCCACCTCGGCTTCGACATGCACATCAGCTATCACAGCCGTCAGGTGCGCAGCGACGTGCCCTACGCGTTTTGCTCAACCCCGACCGAACTGGCGCGGGCGTCCGATTTCCTCATCGTCGCCACGCCGGGCGGGATCGGCACACAGCATCTGGTGACCCGTCCTGTGCTCGACGCGCTGGGCCCTAAAGGTTTTATCGTCAATATCGCCCGGGCCAGTGTGATCGCCACGGCGGATCTGATCACCGCCCTTGAACAACGGCGCATTGCCGGCGCCGCGCTGGATGTGTTCGACCATGAACCGCAAGTACCGGATGCGTTGAAAGCCCTGAGCAACGTGCTACTAACCCCGCACGTCGCCGGTCTGTCACCGGAAGCCACCCAAGGCACCGTGGAGCTGGTGGGGAAAAACCTTGTGGCATTCTTCTCCGGGCAGCCAGTACTGACGCCGATTCAGTTGCCGCCGAAAATCAGCAATCAACGCGTGCATTAG
- a CDS encoding HAAAP family serine/threonine permease: MNDQAKSVDQRFDAAAPAELSSWNRQDTTWMLGLFGTAIGAGTLFLPINAGLGGFWPLVILTLLAYPMTFYAHRGLTRFVLSGREGADITDVVEEHFGIKAGALITLLYFFAIFPILLIYSVGLTNTVASFLEHQLHITPPPRVILSFVLILGLLAVVRCGEQAIVKAMSLMVYPFIVALLFLAVYLIPHWNGGILATASQIPAPSALLHTLWLAIPVMVFSFNHSPIISAFAVDQKRRYGANADQRSSQILCRAHLLMVVMVLFFVFSCVLTLSPEQLAEAKAQNLSILSYLANHFSNPTIEFAAPLIAFVAISKSFLGHYIGASEGLKGLIVKSGKRPGAKALDRIVAAFMLVICWIVATLNPSILGMIETIGGPVIAAILFLMPMYAIRKVPAMARYRGQASNVFVTAVGLVAISALIYSLTA; the protein is encoded by the coding sequence ATGAATGATCAGGCCAAAAGCGTTGATCAACGCTTTGATGCAGCAGCACCCGCTGAACTTTCGAGCTGGAATCGCCAGGACACCACCTGGATGTTGGGACTGTTTGGGACGGCCATCGGCGCCGGCACCCTGTTTTTGCCGATCAACGCAGGGCTGGGTGGCTTCTGGCCGCTGGTGATCCTGACGTTGCTGGCATACCCGATGACGTTCTACGCACACCGCGGCCTGACCCGCTTCGTGCTTTCCGGTCGCGAAGGCGCCGACATCACTGACGTGGTCGAGGAGCATTTCGGCATCAAGGCCGGTGCGCTGATCACGCTGCTGTACTTCTTCGCCATCTTCCCGATCCTGCTGATCTATAGCGTCGGCCTGACCAACACGGTCGCCAGTTTCCTCGAGCATCAACTGCACATCACACCGCCACCGCGGGTGATTCTGTCGTTCGTGCTGATTCTGGGGCTGCTGGCGGTGGTACGTTGCGGCGAGCAGGCGATCGTCAAGGCAATGAGCCTGATGGTCTATCCGTTCATCGTCGCGCTGCTGTTCCTCGCGGTGTACCTGATTCCTCACTGGAACGGCGGCATCCTCGCCACCGCTTCGCAAATTCCCGCGCCGTCGGCGTTGCTGCACACGCTGTGGCTGGCGATTCCGGTGATGGTGTTCTCGTTCAACCACTCGCCGATCATTTCGGCGTTCGCAGTGGATCAGAAGCGCCGTTATGGCGCGAACGCCGACCAGCGTAGTTCGCAGATTCTGTGCCGCGCCCACCTGCTGATGGTGGTGATGGTGCTGTTCTTCGTGTTCAGTTGCGTCCTGACCCTGTCGCCGGAACAACTGGCCGAAGCCAAGGCGCAGAACCTGTCGATCCTGTCGTACCTGGCCAACCACTTCAGCAACCCGACCATCGAGTTCGCGGCGCCGCTGATTGCATTTGTGGCGATCTCCAAGTCGTTCCTCGGTCACTACATCGGTGCCAGCGAAGGTCTCAAAGGCCTGATCGTCAAGAGCGGCAAGCGTCCGGGCGCCAAGGCGCTGGATCGCATCGTGGCGGCGTTCATGCTGGTGATCTGCTGGATCGTGGCGACCCTGAACCCAAGCATTCTGGGCATGATCGAGACCATCGGTGGCCCGGTGATCGCGGCCATCCTGTTCCTGATGCCGATGTACGCCATCCGTAAAGTACCGGCGATGGCCCGTTATCGTGGTCAGGCGTCGAACGTGTTTGTCACCGCCGTGGGTCTGGTGGCGATTTCGGCGCTGATCTATTCGCTGACGGCGTAA
- the acnB gene encoding bifunctional aconitate hydratase 2/2-methylisocitrate dehydratase translates to MLEAYRKHIEERAALGIVPQPLNAEQTAGLVELLKNPPAGEEAFLVDLITNRVPPGVDEAAYVKAGFLSALAKGEVSSPLLDKKRAVELLGTMQGGYNIVTLVELLDNAELAPVAAEELKHTLLMFDAFHDVAEKAKNGNAHAKAVLQSWADGEWFKKRPVLADKISLRVFKVTGETNTDDLSPAPDAWSRPDIPLHALAMLKMARDGIVPDEQGKTGPMKQIEEMRGQGFPIAYVGDVVGTGSSRKSATNSVLWFFGDDIPYVPNKRAGGFCFGSKIAPIFYNTMEDAGALPIEFDVTNMNMGDVIDLYPHAGKVCKHGTDEVLTTFEMKTPVLLDEVRAGGRIPLIIGRGLTEKARAELGLPAFDLFKKPDAPIESTKGYTLAQKMVGKACGLAEGKGIRPGTYCEPKMTTVGSQDTTGPMTRDELKDLACLGFSADLVMQSFCHTAAYPKPIDVTTHHTLPDFIMTRGGVSLRPGDGIIHSWLNRMLLPDTVGTGGDSHTRFPMGISFPAGSGLVAFAAATGVMPLDMPESILVRFKGKMKPGITLRDLVHAIPYFAIQNGLLTVEKKGKKNAFSGRILEIEGLEGLTLEQAFELSDASAERSAAGCTIKLSKESITEYLNSNITLLRWMIGEGYGDARTLERRAQAMEAWVANPELMEADADAEYAEVIEIDLADISEPVLCAPNDPDDARLLSSVAGEKIDEVFIGSCMTNIGHFRAAGKLLDQVKGQLPTRLWLSPPTKMDAHQLTEEGYYGIYGKAGARMEMPGCSLCMGNQARVEPNSTVVSTSTRNFPNRLGDGANVYLASAELASVASILGRLPTVEEYMEYAGKIDSMAADIYRYLSFDQIAEFREAAANANIPVVQA, encoded by the coding sequence GTGCTTGAAGCCTACCGCAAACATATCGAAGAGCGTGCAGCCCTGGGTATCGTTCCCCAGCCGCTTAACGCCGAACAAACTGCAGGCCTGGTCGAGCTGCTGAAGAATCCTCCGGCTGGCGAAGAAGCTTTCCTCGTTGACCTGATCACCAATCGCGTACCACCTGGAGTGGACGAAGCCGCTTACGTCAAAGCCGGTTTCCTGTCGGCTCTGGCCAAAGGCGAAGTCTCCTCCCCTCTGCTGGACAAGAAGCGCGCTGTAGAACTGCTCGGCACCATGCAGGGCGGCTACAACATCGTGACCCTGGTTGAACTGCTGGACAACGCCGAGCTGGCGCCAGTGGCTGCCGAAGAACTCAAGCACACCCTGCTGATGTTCGATGCCTTCCACGACGTGGCTGAAAAAGCCAAGAACGGCAACGCTCACGCCAAGGCCGTGCTGCAATCCTGGGCTGACGGCGAGTGGTTCAAGAAGCGCCCGGTGCTGGCCGACAAGATCAGCCTGCGCGTGTTCAAGGTCACCGGCGAAACCAACACCGACGACCTGTCCCCGGCGCCAGACGCCTGGTCGCGTCCTGACATCCCGCTGCACGCCCTGGCCATGCTGAAAATGGCCCGCGACGGCATCGTTCCGGACGAGCAAGGCAAGACCGGCCCGATGAAGCAGATCGAAGAAATGCGCGGTCAAGGCTTCCCGATCGCCTACGTCGGTGACGTGGTCGGTACCGGCTCCTCGCGTAAATCCGCTACCAACTCGGTACTGTGGTTCTTCGGCGACGACATCCCTTACGTGCCGAACAAGCGCGCTGGCGGTTTCTGCTTCGGCAGCAAAATCGCTCCGATCTTCTACAACACCATGGAAGATGCCGGCGCACTGCCAATCGAGTTCGACGTTACCAACATGAACATGGGCGACGTGATCGACCTGTACCCACATGCTGGCAAAGTCTGCAAACACGGCACTGACGAAGTCCTGACCACCTTCGAAATGAAGACCCCGGTGCTGCTGGACGAAGTTCGTGCTGGCGGTCGTATCCCGCTGATCATCGGCCGTGGCCTGACCGAGAAGGCTCGCGCCGAACTGGGTCTGCCTGCGTTCGACCTGTTCAAGAAGCCTGATGCACCGATCGAAAGCACCAAGGGTTACACCCTGGCGCAGAAAATGGTCGGCAAGGCTTGTGGTCTGGCAGAAGGCAAAGGCATTCGTCCTGGCACCTATTGCGAACCGAAGATGACCACCGTAGGTTCTCAGGACACCACCGGTCCAATGACCCGTGACGAACTGAAAGACCTGGCGTGCCTGGGCTTCTCGGCTGACCTGGTGATGCAGTCCTTCTGCCACACCGCGGCGTATCCGAAGCCGATCGACGTAACCACCCACCACACCCTGCCTGACTTCATCATGACCCGCGGCGGCGTTTCCCTGCGTCCGGGCGACGGCATCATCCACTCGTGGCTGAACCGCATGCTGCTGCCAGACACCGTCGGTACCGGTGGTGACTCGCACACCCGTTTCCCGATGGGCATCTCGTTCCCGGCCGGTTCCGGTCTGGTTGCGTTCGCCGCTGCCACCGGCGTCATGCCGCTGGACATGCCGGAATCGATCCTGGTGCGCTTCAAAGGCAAGATGAAACCTGGCATCACCCTGCGTGACCTGGTTCATGCCATTCCTTACTTCGCCATCCAGAACGGTCTGCTGACCGTCGAGAAGAAAGGCAAGAAAAACGCCTTCTCCGGCCGCATCCTGGAAATCGAAGGCCTGGAAGGTCTGACCCTGGAACAGGCGTTCGAACTGTCCGACGCCTCCGCAGAACGTTCGGCTGCCGGTTGCACCATCAAGCTGTCGAAAGAGTCGATCACCGAGTACCTGAACTCCAACATCACCCTGCTGCGCTGGATGATCGGCGAAGGCTACGGCGATGCACGTACCCTGGAACGTCGTGCTCAAGCGATGGAAGCCTGGGTTGCCAACCCGGAACTGATGGAAGCCGATGCCGACGCCGAATACGCCGAAGTCATCGAAATCGATCTGGCCGACATCAGCGAGCCTGTACTGTGCGCGCCGAACGACCCGGACGACGCCCGTCTGCTGTCCAGCGTTGCTGGCGAGAAGATCGACGAAGTGTTCATCGGTTCGTGCATGACCAACATCGGTCACTTCCGCGCTGCCGGTAAGCTGCTGGATCAGGTCAAGGGTCAGCTGCCAACCCGTCTGTGGCTGTCGCCGCCGACCAAAATGGACGCTCACCAACTGACCGAAGAAGGCTACTACGGCATCTACGGCAAGGCTGGCGCACGCATGGAAATGCCAGGCTGCTCGCTGTGCATGGGTAACCAGGCACGCGTTGAGCCGAACAGCACCGTGGTCTCGACGTCGACCCGTAACTTCCCGAACCGTCTGGGCGATGGCGCGAACGTCTACCTGGCTTCGGCTGAGCTGGCGTCGGTTGCTTCGATCCTGGGTCGCCTGCCGACCGTCGAGGAGTACATGGAATACGCTGGCAAGATCGACAGCATGGCGGCCGATATCTACCGCTACCTGTCCTTCGATCAGATTGCCGAGTTCCGTGAAGCTGCTGCGAACGCCAACATCCCGGTCGTTCAAGCCTAA
- the miaE gene encoding tRNA isopentenyl-2-thiomethyl-A-37 hydroxylase MiaE, producing MILPEIHEFLGCRTPDAWVQAALADQETLLIDHKNCEKKSAIQPRNVRDTYAS from the coding sequence ATGATCCTTCCCGAAATCCACGAATTCCTTGGCTGCCGCACACCCGACGCTTGGGTACAGGCGGCACTGGCCGATCAGGAAACCCTGCTGATCGACCACAAGAACTGCGAGAAAAAGTCGGCAATACAACCACGAAATGTGAGGGACACCTATGCTTCCTGA
- a CDS encoding DUF1289 domain-containing protein — MPNQTIKTPCVGLCSTVYGDLVCRGCKRFHHEVINWNGYGEEEKRAVWLRLEQLLSQVMAGKVEIFDSARLRQQLEQRKIRFVPHQSEYCWAYQLIARGARVIINLEAYGMVLLPEFRDWNLPELRDAIDREFFLLSEAHYQRYIAPGFLKDAFGA; from the coding sequence ATGCCCAATCAGACCATCAAGACCCCCTGCGTCGGCCTCTGCTCCACTGTTTACGGAGATCTGGTGTGCCGCGGCTGCAAGCGTTTCCACCATGAAGTGATCAACTGGAATGGTTACGGCGAGGAAGAGAAACGCGCGGTGTGGTTGCGGCTGGAACAATTGCTGTCACAAGTGATGGCGGGCAAGGTCGAGATCTTCGATTCGGCGCGTCTGCGCCAGCAACTGGAACAGCGCAAGATCCGCTTCGTACCGCATCAGTCGGAATATTGCTGGGCCTATCAGCTGATTGCGCGCGGGGCGCGGGTGATCATTAATCTGGAAGCCTACGGGATGGTGTTGCTGCCGGAGTTCCGCGACTGGAACCTGCCGGAGTTACGCGATGCCATTGATCGGGAATTCTTCCTGCTGTCGGAAGCGCATTACCAGCGCTACATCGCCCCCGGATTCCTCAAAGACGCCTTCGGCGCCTAG
- a CDS encoding universal stress protein, which produces MQAIRSILVVIEPEHSESLALKRAKLIAGVTQAHLHLLVCDKKHDHAGMLGVLKTALLADGYSVTTEQAWNESLHETIVDVQQAEGCGLVIKQHFPDSTLKKALLTPADWKLLRHCPTPVLLVKTSAPWKDRVILAAVDVGNVDGEHRHLHTTIIDHGYDIARLAKGHLHVISAHPSPMLSAADPTLQLSETIEARYREQCRAFQAEFDVDDAHLHIEEGPADVLIPFMAHKLQAAVTVIGTVARTGLSGALIGNTAEVVLDSLESDVLVLKPQEVEDHLVELAVKH; this is translated from the coding sequence ATGCAAGCCATTCGCAGCATTCTGGTGGTCATCGAACCCGAACATTCGGAAAGCCTGGCGCTCAAGCGCGCCAAGTTGATCGCTGGCGTGACCCAGGCCCATCTGCACCTGCTGGTGTGCGACAAGAAGCACGACCACGCCGGCATGCTCGGCGTGCTCAAAACCGCGTTGCTGGCGGACGGTTACAGCGTGACCACCGAACAGGCGTGGAACGAGAGCCTGCACGAAACCATCGTCGATGTGCAGCAGGCCGAAGGCTGTGGGCTGGTGATCAAGCAGCATTTCCCCGACAGTACGCTGAAAAAAGCCCTGCTGACCCCGGCAGACTGGAAACTGTTGCGCCACTGCCCTACCCCGGTGCTGTTGGTGAAAACCAGCGCGCCGTGGAAAGATCGAGTGATTCTGGCAGCGGTCGATGTCGGCAATGTCGATGGCGAACACCGGCACTTGCACACCACGATCATTGATCACGGCTACGACATCGCCAGGCTGGCCAAGGGGCATTTGCATGTGATCAGCGCGCATCCGTCGCCCATGCTCTCGGCAGCCGACCCGACGCTGCAGCTCAGTGAAACCATTGAGGCGCGTTATCGCGAGCAATGTCGGGCGTTTCAGGCCGAGTTCGATGTCGATGATGCGCATCTGCACATCGAGGAAGGCCCGGCGGATGTATTGATTCCGTTCATGGCGCACAAACTGCAAGCGGCAGTGACCGTGATTGGCACCGTGGCGCGGACCGGATTGTCAGGGGCGTTGATCGGCAATACCGCTGAAGTCGTGCTGGACTCACTGGAAAGCGATGTACTGGTGCTCAAACCGCAGGAGGTGGAGGATCATTTGGTCGAGCTGGCGGTGAAGCATTAA
- a CDS encoding tRNA-(ms[2]io[6]A)-hydroxylase, with protein sequence MLPEVHEFLGCRTPDAWVEAALVQQDVMLIDHKNCEFKAASTALSMIAKYGAYPDLVIMMSRLAREELVHHEQVLRLMKKRKVEWRPLSASRYASGLRSVVRSHEPVKLVDTLVVGAIIEARSCERFEALVPHLDEELGRFYYGLLKSESRHFQGYLKLAYQYGDAADVDRVIEKVRAVEAELIDSSDCEFRFHSGIPA encoded by the coding sequence ATGCTTCCTGAAGTCCATGAATTCCTTGGGTGCCGAACCCCTGACGCATGGGTGGAAGCGGCTTTGGTTCAGCAAGACGTGATGCTCATTGATCACAAAAATTGTGAGTTCAAGGCCGCTAGCACTGCGCTGAGCATGATTGCTAAGTACGGTGCGTATCCGGATTTGGTGATCATGATGTCGCGGCTGGCCCGTGAGGAGCTTGTCCATCACGAACAGGTTTTACGGCTGATGAAAAAGCGGAAAGTTGAATGGCGTCCGCTGTCGGCTAGTCGTTATGCGTCCGGGTTACGATCTGTCGTTAGAAGCCATGAGCCGGTGAAACTCGTTGATACATTGGTGGTAGGTGCGATCATTGAAGCACGCAGCTGTGAGCGTTTTGAAGCGCTTGTGCCGCATTTGGATGAGGAGCTGGGACGGTTCTATTACGGGTTGTTGAAAAGCGAATCTAGGCATTTTCAAGGCTATTTAAAGCTAGCTTACCAGTATGGGGATGCAGCAGACGTGGATCGGGTAATCGAAAAAGTCAGGGCGGTGGAGGCGGAATTGATTGATAGCTCTGACTGTGAGTTCAGATTTCATAGTGGAATTCCAGCCTAA
- the drt3a gene encoding antiviral reverse transcriptase Drt3a, translating to MIEIPYTQKNLLRCVGYKDILADKTLLDVTARSAAVNVSLEKIKNKTAFHGSLRPLMIAGKKGYVFTNFYSELISRLVAKNIKTNYKIKQSDRQTVIANAVSLLKEGGAYDVYRFDIKSFYESVDRNLLWQKLIGEAKCSWQTLRLISELFEHFKAWDIEGLPRGLGISSALSELALSEFDEKIRHMPEVFYYGRFVDDVLIITSAAVARADFEAELSGYLFEGLEFHDGGKRNHLAIPRSKDEPSREEYYSFDFLGYEFKVFNRNESGSKCKFKRRRLKIDLSPAKVEKVKVRLISSFCAYMGSAKSPSDYLVLKNRIMALAGNYYITDPISGINIKTGIYYNYVHKNFIHGCALHKLDGLLHGLLFSKSHPLSCRIISNLTLQQRRQLAGYSFVSGFTDARFHSFSYKMLKTIKKGWRK from the coding sequence ATGATAGAAATTCCCTATACTCAAAAGAACCTTCTACGTTGCGTTGGTTACAAAGATATATTGGCGGATAAAACATTGCTCGATGTGACGGCACGCTCCGCTGCTGTTAATGTGTCTTTGGAGAAGATAAAAAATAAAACTGCATTTCACGGTTCTCTCCGGCCCTTAATGATAGCTGGTAAAAAAGGTTATGTGTTCACTAACTTTTATTCGGAATTAATATCTCGGCTGGTCGCAAAAAATATAAAAACAAATTACAAGATAAAACAGTCTGATCGGCAAACTGTTATTGCGAATGCGGTATCGTTGTTGAAGGAGGGTGGAGCATACGACGTATATCGATTTGATATCAAAAGCTTCTACGAGAGCGTAGATAGAAACTTGCTATGGCAAAAGCTTATTGGTGAGGCAAAATGTTCATGGCAGACGCTGCGACTGATTAGCGAGTTGTTCGAGCATTTTAAAGCTTGGGATATTGAAGGCTTGCCGCGTGGTTTAGGTATTAGTTCGGCTTTGTCTGAGTTGGCTCTGAGCGAATTTGATGAAAAGATAAGGCATATGCCTGAGGTTTTTTATTATGGCCGATTTGTTGATGATGTGTTAATTATTACTTCCGCAGCTGTTGCTCGTGCGGACTTTGAGGCTGAACTATCCGGTTACTTGTTTGAAGGTTTAGAGTTTCACGATGGTGGCAAAAGAAATCACTTGGCAATCCCTAGGTCAAAGGATGAGCCTAGTCGTGAAGAGTACTACTCTTTCGATTTTTTGGGGTACGAGTTCAAAGTATTCAATCGTAATGAGTCAGGTTCGAAGTGTAAGTTTAAGAGGCGTCGGTTGAAAATTGATTTATCTCCGGCTAAAGTCGAGAAGGTCAAAGTTAGATTGATAAGTTCTTTCTGTGCTTATATGGGGAGTGCGAAAAGTCCTTCTGATTACCTTGTTCTTAAAAATCGAATTATGGCTTTGGCCGGTAATTATTATATTACGGATCCGATATCAGGGATTAATATAAAAACTGGGATTTATTACAATTATGTTCATAAGAACTTTATTCATGGCTGTGCTTTGCATAAGCTGGATGGGTTACTTCATGGATTGTTGTTTTCTAAAAGTCACCCGTTGTCTTGTAGAATAATTTCCAATTTGACGCTCCAGCAGCGTAGGCAATTAGCCGGGTATAGTTTTGTGTCAGGGTTTACGGATGCTCGATTTCATTCGTTCAGCTATAAAATGCTGAAGACGATTAAGAAAGGATGGCGAAAGTGA
- a CDS encoding phosphotransferase family protein gives MALTDQSTRIRSGEELDASLIDPYLKAHIPGLTGLPAISQFPGGASNLTYLLEYPEQEFVLRRPPFGHKAKSAHDMGREFRILNQLRDGFPYCPKAYVHCTDEAVIGAEFYVMERVKGIILRSELPPELGLDSAKTEALCKSFIDRFVELHRVDYEACGLGDLGKPQGYVARQIKGWSERYEKALTPDAPHWEAVKTWLNDKMPADHPTSSIVHNDYRFDNVILDPDNPMQIIGVLDWELTTLGDPLMDLGNTLAYWIEAGDPAPVQLMRRQPSHAPGMLTRREFVDYYAERSGIQIDNFDFYYTYGLFRLAGIVQQIYYRFYHGQTQDKRFAQFIHMNKLLEQMSLQVIAKSSL, from the coding sequence ATGGCGCTTACTGACCAGTCCACCCGTATCCGCTCTGGCGAAGAACTCGATGCCAGCCTGATTGATCCATACCTCAAGGCCCATATTCCGGGCCTGACCGGCTTGCCTGCGATCAGCCAGTTTCCCGGCGGCGCGTCGAACCTGACTTACCTTCTTGAGTACCCGGAACAGGAGTTCGTCCTGCGCCGGCCGCCATTCGGCCACAAGGCCAAATCCGCCCACGACATGGGCCGCGAATTCCGCATTCTCAATCAGCTGCGCGACGGCTTCCCGTATTGCCCGAAAGCCTACGTGCACTGCACCGACGAAGCGGTGATCGGCGCCGAGTTCTACGTGATGGAACGAGTCAAGGGGATCATCCTGCGCTCGGAACTGCCACCGGAACTTGGCCTTGATTCGGCGAAAACCGAAGCGCTGTGCAAGAGCTTCATCGACCGCTTCGTCGAACTGCACCGCGTTGACTATGAAGCCTGTGGCCTCGGCGATCTGGGCAAGCCGCAAGGTTACGTCGCCCGCCAGATCAAAGGCTGGAGCGAGCGCTATGAAAAGGCCCTCACCCCGGACGCGCCACACTGGGAAGCGGTCAAAACCTGGCTCAACGACAAGATGCCGGCTGACCACCCGACCTCCAGCATCGTCCACAACGACTACCGTTTCGATAACGTCATACTCGACCCGGACAACCCGATGCAGATCATCGGCGTGCTCGACTGGGAACTGACCACCCTCGGCGATCCGCTGATGGACCTGGGCAACACCCTCGCCTACTGGATCGAAGCCGGCGACCCGGCGCCGGTGCAACTGATGCGCCGCCAGCCAAGCCACGCACCGGGCATGCTCACCCGCCGCGAATTCGTCGACTACTACGCCGAGCGTTCGGGCATTCAGATCGATAACTTCGACTTCTACTACACCTACGGCCTGTTCCGCCTGGCCGGCATCGTGCAGCAGATCTACTACCGCTTCTACCATGGCCAGACCCAGGACAAACGCTTCGCGCAGTTCATTCACATGAACAAACTGCTGGAGCAGATGAGCTTGCAGGTCATTGCGAAATCGAGCCTCTGA